A portion of the Actomonas aquatica genome contains these proteins:
- a CDS encoding M20 metallopeptidase family protein yields MRFLRSGFWNGGKRGLTLLAATAVIAGSLRAADFVAEDAVADAMPLVQRTYRAIHEHPELGLQEHATHDRLMQELTALGLTRFETVAKLPTAVIAVWDSGRPGPTIVLRAEMDARPTQETANNDPRSQIDGVMHNCGHDAHAAMVLGAAQVITRHPEAFTGQIIFLFQPAEEIRGGADDIVADGILKRLGVQAVFAQHVAPNLPVGTVSFTSGSTLAGSNYFTITLRGKGSHAAVPFEGADLPLVAAKVTEALASFSARRLDVLNRPAVVSVTQIETGSAKALNVVPNEATVAGTIRAFMDVDEAAPEGGPSVRAQLTAILDGLTAAYGATYDFKLRKGSPPTRNDVSLERQILPAVNAAWPGVLQVSTHRGMFAEDFSYYTGAFPCLYFGLGVTGPDGPAGGVHSAEFALDPDALAVGTRWLVELAQAAGATLPAQP; encoded by the coding sequence ATGCGATTTTTGCGTTCGGGTTTTTGGAACGGAGGAAAACGAGGGCTGACCCTGCTGGCCGCGACCGCGGTCATCGCCGGTTCACTGCGCGCCGCCGATTTCGTCGCGGAGGATGCCGTGGCCGACGCCATGCCGCTGGTGCAGCGCACCTATCGCGCGATTCATGAGCATCCGGAGCTGGGTCTGCAGGAACACGCCACGCACGACCGGCTGATGCAGGAACTCACCGCGCTCGGCCTCACCCGCTTCGAGACCGTGGCCAAACTTCCCACCGCCGTCATCGCGGTCTGGGACAGTGGCCGTCCCGGGCCGACCATCGTGCTGCGCGCGGAGATGGATGCGCGACCCACCCAGGAGACGGCGAACAACGATCCGCGTTCGCAGATCGATGGCGTGATGCACAACTGCGGCCACGACGCCCACGCCGCCATGGTGCTGGGCGCCGCGCAGGTCATCACCCGCCACCCCGAGGCCTTCACCGGGCAGATCATTTTCCTCTTCCAACCCGCCGAGGAGATCCGCGGTGGCGCCGACGACATCGTGGCCGACGGCATCCTCAAACGCCTAGGCGTGCAGGCGGTGTTTGCCCAACACGTGGCGCCCAACCTGCCCGTCGGCACCGTCTCCTTCACCAGCGGCTCGACGCTGGCCGGCAGCAACTACTTCACCATCACGCTGCGCGGCAAAGGCTCCCACGCCGCCGTGCCGTTTGAGGGGGCCGACCTGCCGCTCGTGGCCGCCAAGGTCACGGAGGCGCTCGCCAGTTTTTCCGCCCGCCGCCTCGACGTGCTCAACCGCCCCGCGGTCGTGAGTGTGACCCAGATCGAAACCGGCAGCGCCAAAGCCCTCAACGTCGTGCCCAACGAGGCCACCGTCGCGGGCACCATCCGCGCTTTCATGGATGTCGACGAAGCGGCACCCGAGGGTGGCCCGAGCGTGCGCGCCCAACTCACCGCCATCCTCGACGGCCTCACCGCCGCTTACGGTGCGACCTACGACTTCAAACTGCGCAAGGGGTCTCCGCCCACCCGCAACGACGTGTCGCTCGAGCGCCAGATCCTGCCCGCGGTTAACGCCGCTTGGCCGGGCGTGCTGCAGGTGTCGACCCATCGCGGCATGTTTGCGGAGGACTTTTCCTATTACACCGGCGCCTTTCCCTGCCTCTATTTCGGCCTCGGTGTGACCGGACCGGATGGCCCGGCGGGCGGCGTGCACTCGGCGGAGTTTGCCCTCGATCCCGACGCGTTGGCCGTGGGCACGCGCTGGTTGGTGGAACTCGCCCAAGCCGCCGGCGCAACGCTGCCGGCTCAGCCGTAA
- a CDS encoding ATP-binding protein, translated as MLQRLAPLVAWIDVIYAEHSAFARLRARLLFACNVVMLCFVPLNIGKVLWLDLPNLPGRILFNSGLALGAVASLVALRRGNLLLAGEVVSIIAVTVIHVFTFFAPMTINLVGITFQVFVLDVVFLLLTLIFASKRAAYAVFGIIIGSHLSLHILIIRPELNPVLLAAESVILRDGLLALVFIFLLGLTVSRLIEAANRRSEEALAETRALNAKLEELVAERTQALELATQRAHDASRAKSEFLANMSHEIRTPLNGVIATAELLQRDAALSPEAAERVRLVSHSGDLLLRLLGDILDLSKIEAGQLTLEVHPFSLRELVSDNLALFASRAAENNVRFEIELADDLPAHVEADSHRLRQVLSNLASNALKFTPPGGCIRVMVTKVATANDGADPAAAPSPVSICFAVQDSGIGMDEATLAKVFERFAQADSSTTRRYGGSGLGLAICIRLVELMGGHLDAESKPGNGSTFRFTLPLRPTDAPVDSERSAKQKLEPLGLQVLLVEDNRVNRTILAAQLRELGCTCTLATDGEQALEVLDHASPLPDLVLMDCHMPVLDGWEATRRLRAWATSPTATERNRAAAALPVLALTAAALPEERARCHAAGMNGFIAKPAKLAHLHQSLREHRPRGRADS; from the coding sequence ATGCTCCAACGCCTTGCCCCATTGGTTGCCTGGATCGATGTGATCTATGCCGAACACTCCGCTTTTGCGCGGCTGCGGGCGCGGCTGTTGTTCGCGTGCAACGTGGTGATGCTCTGTTTCGTGCCCCTCAACATCGGCAAGGTGCTGTGGCTCGACCTGCCCAACCTGCCGGGACGAATCCTCTTTAACTCGGGCCTCGCGCTGGGCGCCGTCGCTTCGCTTGTGGCTCTGCGCCGCGGCAATCTGCTGCTGGCCGGCGAGGTGGTCTCGATCATCGCGGTGACCGTGATCCACGTGTTCACCTTTTTCGCGCCGATGACCATCAACCTCGTGGGCATCACCTTTCAGGTCTTCGTGCTCGATGTGGTGTTCCTGCTGCTGACGCTGATTTTCGCCTCCAAACGCGCCGCCTACGCGGTCTTCGGCATCATCATCGGCAGCCACCTCAGCCTGCACATCCTGATCATCCGCCCCGAGCTCAACCCCGTCCTGCTCGCAGCCGAATCCGTCATCCTGCGCGACGGCCTCCTCGCCCTCGTTTTCATCTTTCTGCTCGGCCTCACCGTCAGTCGCCTGATCGAAGCCGCCAACCGGCGCAGCGAGGAAGCCCTCGCCGAGACCCGCGCCCTCAACGCCAAACTCGAGGAACTCGTCGCCGAGCGCACTCAGGCCCTCGAACTCGCCACCCAGCGCGCCCACGACGCCTCCCGCGCCAAGAGCGAGTTTTTGGCCAACATGAGCCACGAGATCCGCACGCCCCTCAACGGCGTCATCGCCACCGCGGAACTCCTGCAACGCGACGCCGCCCTCTCGCCCGAAGCCGCCGAACGCGTGCGCCTCGTCTCCCACTCCGGCGACCTGCTGCTGCGCCTGCTCGGCGACATCCTCGATCTCTCCAAAATCGAAGCCGGCCAACTCACGCTCGAAGTCCATCCCTTCAGCCTGCGCGAACTCGTTTCCGACAACCTCGCCCTCTTCGCCTCCCGCGCCGCCGAAAACAACGTGCGCTTCGAAATCGAACTCGCCGACGACCTGCCGGCCCACGTCGAAGCCGACAGCCATCGCCTGCGCCAGGTCCTCAGCAACCTCGCCTCCAACGCGCTCAAGTTCACCCCGCCCGGCGGCTGTATCCGCGTAATGGTGACGAAGGTGGCCACCGCCAACGACGGCGCCGACCCTGCCGCGGCCCCGTCGCCCGTCTCCATCTGCTTCGCCGTGCAGGACAGTGGCATCGGCATGGACGAGGCCACCCTCGCCAAGGTCTTCGAGCGCTTTGCCCAGGCTGACTCCTCCACCACCCGCCGCTACGGCGGCAGCGGACTCGGCCTCGCCATCTGCATTCGCCTCGTCGAACTCATGGGCGGTCATCTCGACGCCGAGAGTAAACCCGGCAACGGCTCCACCTTCCGCTTCACGCTCCCGCTGCGCCCCACCGACGCGCCGGTCGACAGTGAACGTTCCGCCAAGCAGAAACTCGAACCGCTCGGCCTGCAGGTGCTGTTGGTGGAGGACAACCGCGTCAATCGCACCATCCTCGCCGCGCAGCTCCGCGAACTCGGCTGCACCTGCACGCTGGCCACCGACGGCGAACAGGCGCTGGAGGTATTGGATCACGCCTCGCCCTTGCCCGATCTCGTCTTGATGGACTGCCACATGCCGGTGCTCGACGGCTGGGAAGCCACCCGCCGCCTGCGCGCCTGGGCCACCTCGCCCACCGCCACCGAGCGCAACCGCGCCGCGGCCGCGCTGCCGGTCCTCGCACTCACTGCGGCGGCGCTCCCCGAAGAACGTGCCCGCTGTCACGCCGCCGGCATGAACGGCTTCATCGCCAAACCCGCCAAACTCGCCCACCTCCACCAAAGCCTCCGCGAACACCGCCCGCGAGGCCGGGCGGATTCCTGA
- a CDS encoding ATP-binding cassette domain-containing protein, with translation MASSQLVLQSVEFAHPGMTEPLFSELTVQFPHGWTGIVGPNGAGKTTLLKVATGLEGFATQAGSVQRSGLALYVAQRTDDPPEMLEDFVWAPDATALKSRLRVGEDWPERWSSLSHGERKRAQIAVALWREPAVLALDEPTNHIDTDARQLLERVLADFTGIGLLVSHDRRLLDSLCSQCLLLDPPAAELRPGGVSEALAEQTKEETAARSANDALRQTERRLKAEAQRRRVVADQKAAAMRGSNQKHKINPMHDHDGRARRGLARVTGKDAYAGRMVSQMNQRAGKVATERAQLTVKKRYETGIWVDGASFMPRDFLLRLPAGTLPMGFGEDVRHLHFPELAIGGTSRIALTGPNGFGKSTLVRHVLQQVQVPPEKLVTVPQEVSAEASQALLAEVKRLPNDERGRVMTTISRLGSRPGRLLESALPSPGEVRKLLLALGIVRGPHLIVMDEPTNHMDLPSILCLEEALAECPCALLLVSHDEAFLEGITTTHWHIDAAGGSDGSDTVLTVAQA, from the coding sequence ATGGCGTCGTCCCAATTGGTGCTGCAGTCCGTCGAGTTTGCCCATCCGGGCATGACGGAACCCCTGTTTTCCGAGCTGACCGTGCAGTTCCCGCACGGCTGGACCGGCATCGTGGGCCCCAACGGCGCGGGCAAAACCACCCTGCTTAAAGTCGCCACCGGCCTCGAGGGTTTCGCCACCCAAGCCGGCTCCGTGCAACGCAGCGGCCTCGCGCTCTACGTCGCCCAACGCACCGACGATCCGCCCGAGATGCTGGAGGACTTCGTCTGGGCGCCCGACGCCACCGCCCTCAAATCCCGCCTGCGCGTGGGGGAAGACTGGCCTGAACGTTGGTCGAGTCTGAGTCACGGCGAACGCAAACGCGCCCAGATCGCCGTCGCCCTGTGGCGTGAGCCCGCCGTGCTCGCCCTCGACGAACCAACCAACCACATCGACACCGATGCCCGCCAACTGCTCGAGCGCGTGCTGGCTGATTTCACCGGCATCGGCCTGCTGGTGAGTCACGATCGCCGCCTGCTCGATTCGCTCTGCAGTCAGTGCCTGTTGCTCGATCCACCCGCCGCCGAGTTGCGCCCGGGTGGCGTCAGCGAAGCCCTCGCCGAACAGACGAAGGAGGAAACCGCCGCCCGCTCCGCCAACGATGCCCTGCGCCAGACCGAGCGTCGCCTGAAGGCCGAAGCCCAGCGCCGCCGCGTCGTGGCCGACCAAAAGGCTGCCGCCATGCGCGGCTCGAATCAGAAGCACAAGATCAACCCCATGCACGACCACGACGGTCGCGCCCGCCGCGGCCTCGCCCGCGTGACCGGCAAGGACGCCTACGCCGGCCGCATGGTGTCGCAGATGAATCAACGCGCTGGCAAGGTCGCCACCGAGCGCGCCCAACTCACGGTCAAGAAGCGCTACGAAACCGGCATCTGGGTGGACGGCGCGTCCTTCATGCCGCGCGACTTTTTGCTGCGCCTGCCGGCCGGCACCTTGCCCATGGGTTTTGGCGAGGACGTCCGCCATCTGCACTTCCCCGAGCTGGCGATCGGTGGCACCAGCCGCATCGCGCTCACCGGCCCCAACGGTTTTGGCAAAAGCACCCTCGTGCGCCACGTGCTGCAGCAGGTGCAGGTGCCACCGGAAAAACTCGTGACCGTGCCGCAGGAGGTGTCCGCCGAAGCGTCGCAGGCCTTGCTGGCAGAGGTGAAACGCCTGCCCAACGACGAACGTGGCCGTGTCATGACTACCATCAGTCGCCTCGGCTCCCGGCCGGGTCGCCTCCTGGAGAGCGCGCTGCCGAGTCCGGGCGAAGTGCGCAAGCTGCTGCTCGCCCTCGGCATCGTGCGCGGTCCGCATCTTATCGTGATGGACGAACCCACCAATCACATGGACCTGCCCAGCATCCTGTGTCTGGAAGAGGCCCTCGCCGAGTGCCCCTGCGCGCTCCTGTTGGTGAGCCACGACGAGGCCTTCCTCGAAGGCATCACCACGACGCATTGGCATATCGACGCAGCGGGCGGTAGTGACGGTTCAGATACGGTGTTGACGGTGGCGCAGGCCTGA